The DNA window TTCTTGTCATTGAACATCTGAGAGATTAGTTGACCAATATTCTATATGTTCGCATGCAGCTCACAGGAACACTAGAAAGCTTGTTTAGTCAAACCTAAGTCAAAAGTATATGTGTAGAGTTATTGATAGGGTAACATTGCTTGCATGAGTTAGTGATTGACAAGTATGTTTCCCGAATCAGGTACTTATTTCCCGAGCGCGtgcttttcctctctctctctctctttctctccttctctctctctctctctctctctctctctctctctctctctctctccctccctctctctatctatctctctctctctctctctcacactcgcacacgcacacacacacacgcacacacacacacacacacacacacacacacacacacacacacacacacacacacacaatcacaatcacaatcacaacaagaaaaatgttcattcaaaatgaacagcgtcgatgcaatgtccaccaaagatttattttgggaagtgttaaaaggttagggtcaaaagtcaatgaattgcatgttgtgctggatatataaattgtttatttcagtcaatgcttgctatgaattgatcaaacagccacaagaaaaaacaagtcgcgtaaggcgaaattactacatttagtcaagctgtggaactcacagaatgaaactgaacgtagtccgccgctagtgcaaaaggcagtgaacgtgacgagcctgtttggcgcggtaacggttgcgctgtgcttcataacacgctttactgtacctctcttcgttttaactttctgagcgtgtttttaatccaaacatatcatatctatatgtttttggaatcaggaaccgacaaggaataagatgaaatagtttttaaaacgatttcggaaatttaattttgatcataatttttatatttttaattttcagagcttgtttttaatccaaatataacatatttatatgtttttggaatcagaaaaggatgaagaataagatgaacgtaaatttggatcgttttataatttatttatttttttacaattttcagatttttaatgaccaaagtcattaattaatttttaaaccaccaaactgaaatgcaatacggaagtccggccttcgtcgaagattgcttggccaaaatttcaatcaatttgattgaaaaatgagggtgtgacagtgcagcctcaacttgtacaaaaaagccggatatgacgtcataaaagacgtttataaaaaaaaacgtcctggaatatcattcccaggaagtctcatgtcaaatttcataaagatcggtccagtagtttagtctgaatcgttctacacacacacacacagacagacagagacacacacacacacacacacacacacacacacacacacacacacacacacacacacacacacacacacacacacacacgcacatacaccaagaccctcgtctcgattcccccctctatgttaagacatttagtaaaaactttttaattaaaaaatagagcttgtttgaaacaggtagaaaggaagagttgatattgcaatatctgtacgtgggaatgtggtgaaaaagagtgctaaaagactaagtcggcctcagatccatttcaaatatttattgcagaaaaacaaaatacaaattaaaaacaaaaccacagaaccattaccaggtgtcataggaatgtttgaaaacaatagttttaattttacactgtaaatacaggaatcagaattaaacacctcaaattggcacatgcataatgaatcacctggaattgcaacagggagatactgaagtaattggaaacaaacacttgaaattgacagagaaacaattgaaaatatattactgacatgagcgtacaatattttaatggaagtgcaattttagcacgaagcatccgcaggaggatgcactaacggacatttcacaaccgtgcattattagcacagaacacatacatgggggcgcacaaaacattattgtaccatgatgatgatcgggattgttgaagatcttttcttgtgtAAGGCGCCCTtgtatgaccgcaactgatccaaccggccgcatctgaacaaacgacgtcgaaacggcgcgaaacacgtcctctcggttggtctcggattgactcggctcctctcggtctttttttgtgtgtgtctttttttcttttccttatggtcggagtggtatatttatgtacatcttagattaaaaaaaacacccgaaagctgtgtttaatcgtttcgcgtaaattgtacatttttttcagctttgaaattgttttggcttggagagtcagcgcgctttggcttggagactaattctccacaggcacgttcttcccaaccacagataccagcgtcgtccgcgacgctggaataacagagagacagacagtctaaCCAAACGATGCTAGATTCAATGCACTTATTCATCTATCCCAATGTGTCAACAGAGCCATCATAAACCAAGCACTGAAGGGCACCGTTGCTGAACTGGCCATGAAGTCACTGCAGGAAGCCAAGCAACGGAAATCCAGCTTCGCGAACGACGACAATGTGTTGTCAGGGGCACCCGCCTTCCCATCCAATATCGGCTTGAACAACGGAGGCGGTTCTCCGAGCAGCCTTCTACCTGCTACCAACACCAACAATCTCCTTGGCAACCTCAATAACcccaacaacatcaacaacaacaacaactttggAAACAACCTGGGAAATCCACTGCCTAACAGTTTTGCCTTTGCAAACGCACTCCCATCTCCACCAAGCAGCAtcctcaacaacaacatcaacaacaacaacaataataataataataacggtgGGCAGATCAGCGGCATTCTTGGGGCTCTCGGGGCTAACAACCGTAACAGTAACTCATTCAACCTGGGAGCAGTCCCGTCCCTCAACCAGAACAACCCGTCCCCCAACCAGAACAACCCATTCCCGTCCCTCAACCAGAACAACCCGTCCCCCAACCAGAACAACCAGTTCCAGCCCCTCAACCAGAACAACCCGTCCCCCAACCAGAACAACCAATTCGCACAGAACAACCAGTTCAACCAGAACTTAGACCAGGTGTTCTCCGCAGGGAGCAACTCCCGTTTTCCTGAGTCCAATTTCTTTGGCCCCGAGCGATTTGGCAACGTTCCCAGAAACGCAGGAGTAAGCAGCCCCTTCGGCTTCTACGGTTTTCAAGGAATGAACCCGCTTTCTTCCGGCAACCCGCTCGGCGGAAGCGGAAGCGGAAGTGGAAGCGGAAGCGGAAATGACGTCAGCTATGACGTGAACAGAAACCAAGGAACGAAGCAAACACCTTTCGAGGGACTGAATCCCTTTGACATCGATAACAAATTCCCCATTGGAAGCACTATAAGAAGAAAACGACAAGCCACGTATGTATTGCGTTGACATTATCTTCATCTGAAACAAGCTCTCGTTATTGTCAGTATACTATTCGTGTTCACCCAGTTATTTAGGTTTTGGGAGTGCTGAGTAGTTCCTTGAGTTGTCTAAGTTCTGTGTGTGACAATTTAAGTTTCTATTTTAATCTTGTTGCTTTTGTTGGTAGTTGACTCAACAACAAccacgacgacaacaacaacatcagcaaaactagttgattaTCCTTAATCTAATGTGAAATTGCAGTTCGCTTTTTAATGCCGATTCTTATGTATATGTGGTTTTTATAAGTCATGTGAATTGATTCATTAATAGGACTGCTCCTGTACTGACTACGTTCAAAACAAATGGATGTTTTTTCTTCATGTTCGCAGGCCGGAGGGTAGGATAGAAGGAGCCTGCGAGTCTGAGACTATGCTACTGAGAGAGTACAACAACTACGGGGACCGCTGTTACGTCGTCAACCCTGAGATGCAACAACACATGTTTGTCACGTGCAGGTTAgtaagttcgttcgttcgttagttagttagttagttagttagtgagACGTTAGATTTTTGTatttcttgtcgttcgccttttTTCATGAGATGTATGAATGAAATGTTCCAAATAGAatgacagacaaaaagagaaaaaacaagtcgcgtaaggcaaaattactacatgtagtcaagctgtggaactcacagaatgaaactgaacgcactgcattttttcgcaatgaccgtagtccgccgcttgtgcaaaacggagtgaaactgacgagcctgtttagcgcggtagtggtttcgctgtgctgcatagcacgcttttctgtgcctctcttcgttttaactttctgagcgtgtttttattccaaacacatcatatctatatgtttttggaatcaggaaccaacaaggaataagatgaaattgcttttaaatcgatttcggaaatttagttttaattataatttttatatttttaattttcagagcttgtttttaatccaaatataacataattatatgtttttggaatcataaaacaataaagaatacgataaacgtaatttcggatcgttttataaaaaaataattttaattacaattttcagatttttaatgaccaaaatcattaattaaattttaagcctccaagctgaaatgcaataccaaagtccggcctttgtcgaagattgctttgccaaaatttcaatcaatttgattgaaaaatgagggtgtgacagtgccgcctcaacttttacaaaatgccgaatatgacgtcatcaaagacatttatcgaaaaaatgaaacaagtcgcgtaaggcgaaattactacatttagtcaagctgtggaactcacagaatgaaaatgaacgtagtccgccgctagtgcaaaaggtagtgaaagtgacgagcctgtcatagcacgctttactgtacctctcttcgttttaactttctgagcgtttttttaatccaaacatatcagagcttgtttttaatccaaatataacatatttatatgtttttggaatcaggaaatgatgaagaataagataaacgtaaatttggatcgttttataaaaaaaatggttttttttacaatttttagatttttaatgatcatcgtcattaattaatttttaagccaccaagctgaaatgcgatacctaagtccggccttcgtcgaagattgtttggccaaaatttcaatcaatttgattgaaaaatcagggtgtgacagtgccgcctcaacttttacaaaaagccggatatgacgtcatcaaagacattcatcgaaaaaagaaaacaacgtccggggatgttatacccaggaactctcatgtcaaatttcataaagatcggtccagtagtttactctgaatcgctctacacacacacacgcacacacacacacatacacacacacaacacatacacacacacacacacacatacaccacgacccttgtctcgattcccctcttTATGTTAACAcacttagtcaaaacttgactaaatgtaaaaaggatagATATAAGCttctcacaaaaagttaaggatcacttgcacacaaattcataactttccaaataagaaagtCAATGCGATGctatttggcaaacgtttaattcaatgctttagtgataatgatacaacatttccttcaatttcgagcaatcgtttggtctgtacattttatcaaagtgtgtacgtatcaaaatttaatttcacaaagtcgtcgaaatcacaagacatggcattcagatgctcccaaaagttaataataataataataataataaatgagcatttatatagcgcaacatcataactttacaagtatgctctttgcgcttgacacatttaaaattaaaacacagttatacaagcatttacatctacattcatagtcaacaacattgggtgtgcacgttaaagatccaacgattgacaaaagggtctttcctggcaaaaattgcttaggcacagttaataattgtctacctatacccgtgtgacttggaataataggccgtgaaaggtaaatatgcgccgaaatggctgcaattactggccgtataaaatttcatctcacacggcatcactgcagagcgcctagaactgtacccacggaatatgcgcgatataagcctcattgattgattgaattaaaagcatacaccatcaaacatacattacaaaagattcttccactaactaattaataaaaacatgaataaaataggtagtaaaaaacaaggaaataccagctgaatacccttaatcaaacagaacatgttatcaacaatgctgaaaacagtcctagatgtttatatacattatcactaaaacaacaaatacactacatgtagcctactgatggactgagttAAGTAATGCATGTAACCGCCCTGGttgttctggcactcgacgcagcgagtcctcatagaattaaccagggtggtgaagatcctctgtggaagcgcctgccactcagcctgcagcatctggtagaggtgctggacatcGCTGGGAgggggtggttgctcctcactttgtgatccaactcatcccagaggttctcaatcgggttgagatcgggactgcatgctggccacttcattctgttgactccagactgctgcaggaagtcgttgaccaccctttccctgtgggggcgagcgttgtcatcctggtagacagcctgcggtcccatctgctacagtgtaggcacagccagcggtcaaaggatctcatcccggtatcggaggccagtcaggttaccctgtacatgagacaagggtgttctgtggtgaaggctgaaggccccccagaccattacagaacctccaccaaaggccaccttttcttggacagtggcgtcaatgtagcgttccccttggcgcctccagaccctcagtcggtcgtcgttgtggttcagggtgaagcgtgattcatcactgaacaggacctggggccattgctgacgtgtccacctcacgtgacgtctgcagaaggcgcggcgtgctgccctatgggatggagttaagcgtggccgtacagctgggcgacgagaacggaggttaaacccatgaaggcgattccgtatggtctgctggctgatgttggtgttagtagccaccctcagctgccttcgTATAATGCTAGAAGAGGCTGTTCCTatttgcaaggctagtcgttcaatgagacgatcttcacgtggagttgtcttctttggtcgcccaggtctgcgtctttcctggaccctcccagtggctgtgaaacgttgaatcagtctgacaatgaccgagatggacacgtgaagtcgcctggatacttctcgcttggggacaccatcttggaaccatgcaacagctcgtcccctctcaaactcgttcaattttcgtcgtggaggcattgtcagataatgcctaatactggtggtatgtcttctcaaaaagccaagcaagtgagAGCATCTCACAaataaacagcagtgcttgcacgtgcataatgggttttccatgtggcttgtgcaatgtgttcgggctgaacggtccaaaacaaggccctttttcgcaagtttccgctttttctgttgctaccaagctcagtagtagagaatcccgtgcaattttcccactaacacaacatcgcccacttacagctgaacaaaaattcataacaatttggtttgactgaaaaataaataacagtagcgaactgattttattgagcacctgttttctcatactgatccttaactttttgtgagtagtgtagaAGTAGATGTGAACGTAATTAATGACAAACCAATCGTGATTATTTTAATAAGTGCTGCAAGCGGTCAATTACAATAGATTATATTCATTTTTGATTCCAACGGTGTATAATGGGCACCGCAACTAAAATgtacacaaaataaaaatgttttctTTTTACGGGATAAACCTGTGTCAGTGTATAAACCTGACCGCATGTTTCCACTTCTAAAGATATATAtgtttggttatttgtttgAACAGCAACCAGGCATGCTCCAAGTGCAACTACCCAGGCGGGTCCAGCCGCTGTATTGCTGACACTAGGGGGGTGGCAGTGTGGTCCTTCTGCGAGAATGGCCCCACGGGTCAAACCGTTGACCTAGATTTCATCCACATCCCGATCTCCTGCTCCTGCAAGGTCATCACGTGCTCCTAGGTCAACATTTTTCTGGCGTGACCTTTCAGTATTGGTTTTCGTCCAAGGGCACGACCTTGGTATTCTTTAAGATTGCGTTCATGAGTTTGATGTCCTGATGTGTTAGgatacttttgtttttttgggtttttttgttttgttattttgttcacTTTTTTTTGTATGTCATCCGGTGCATAAATCAATCATTATTCCGACGAAAGACAATGCCAACGTGATGAAAAATGtgtccagcaaaaaaaaaatgttattaaTGTGAGTGTATTTCCGTGTTAAATATGACACACCATGGATTGTGTGGATGGAAATGTGATAATATCTTCTTTTCCTGGCACAATGTCTCCGtaattatcttcttcttcttcttcgtcgttcactagatgtctccatcattttgtgatttgcgtGATGCAGCGCTTTTTCGCACCCAGGGGGTCCCGCATCTCCGACTTCGGCCTTAGACGTTGGTCAGGGGTCCGTCCACTAGACCAATTGCCTTCCTGGGCTGTTGAGCTTGGTCTGCCCGTGGTtctatttcggagttttccttctcctagactggttacctgccagggttgacgagtccagtctacccgttTGGAGGTTGCTGAGATGACCGCTTGTGTCCTTGGGCCTCTGTGCCGTCACACCGGTACTGTCCAGCACACCTCCGTCTTCACCAGAGCCCCGTTAGCCAGCAACCAACCTGTCCGCCAAGGGAGAGCCCTACCAGTATACTTCTCACAATGATAAATCACCCCCATGTTTTAGGGACAGTGAGATTTCAGCGATTTTCTTCCGACGGCATAGCTTGGTTCTGTTTCACCACCATACCACGATGAGGAGGGGATGGTCTTTATGGTGGTCCATGATTATGACTTTAGAACTTTTTACAGTTGTGTACATTTTGTCGGCATATTTGAAGTGAGTTTTCCCCTTGTCTCCAATAGTGATGCAGTTTAAGCTGTTCACTTGAGTCACATTATTTCTTCTGCAAGGCAAGCAATCATACAGTTAACTACAAAACAACTTTTATTTGTAACGTAACGACAtgagttgttgttgcttgtgtttttttaatctgaTTTACGCTTTGTTAAACATGATTTTAGGGGAATGTCCACAGAAGTACAGTTGAAGTTGATGTATTCCACTTTCAAACACGCTTGTTGGAACCA is part of the Littorina saxatilis isolate snail1 linkage group LG6, US_GU_Lsax_2.0, whole genome shotgun sequence genome and encodes:
- the LOC138969274 gene encoding putative uncharacterized protein DDB_G0289263; amino-acid sequence: MTVRMFTTVFTILALAASVRSQNRFSGIVALPVELPSELRTTLKPPSIPQPAPVFLPQPVPANLPPAPASVPQPATLFQTPAPTATTTTTTTPPTASYGPLIVDSEEEELALTRKANEASNVPSDALGGPSSSGPRSSCTFSVKNEYNYDPKNESFTYPRAIINQALKGTVAELAMKSLQEAKQRKSSFANDDNVLSGAPAFPSNIGLNNGGGSPSSLLPATNTNNLLGNLNNPNNINNNNNFGNNLGNPLPNSFAFANALPSPPSSILNNNINNNNNNNNNNGGQISGILGALGANNRNSNSFNLGAVPSLNQNNPSPNQNNPFPSLNQNNPSPNQNNQFQPLNQNNPSPNQNNQFAQNNQFNQNLDQVFSAGSNSRFPESNFFGPERFGNVPRNAGVSSPFGFYGFQGMNPLSSGNPLGGSGSGSGSGSGNDVSYDVNRNQGTKQTPFEGLNPFDIDNKFPIGSTIRRKRQATPEGRIEGACESETMLLREYNNYGDRCYVVNPEMQQHMFVTCSNQACSKCNYPGGSSRCIADTRGVAVWSFCENGPTGQTVDLDFIHIPISCSCKVITCS